Proteins encoded within one genomic window of Aspergillus nidulans FGSC A4 chromosome VII:
- a CDS encoding uncharacterized protein (transcript_id=CADANIAT00008386): MYTFELPLQLLVQQFVPDITREPSRSRYTNLQSAGVAQESSWLQENRQTLDVRRKPSWGRLPIVAEIEAATELMSAPNVFAKVVRLNERFAVTMGHDAITKFSIPAPDYLGMLNRRRYLDGLFWTDSLNPKISGPFENQTDLDLAIIGKPRQSQPHISIILNMIVRIPNGHSLGLLYWTGRVLGGIRNLGFLQCYNCLDIASRR, encoded by the exons ATGTATACGTTT GAGCTTCCCCTAcaactcctcgtccagcagtTTGTCCCGGACATCACCCGTGAACCCTCCAGATCAAGATACACCAATCTCCAAA GTGCTGGAGTAGCACAGGAGTCTAGTTGGCTCCAGGAGAACCGGCAGACA CTAGATGTCAGACGAAAGCCCTCCTGGGGCCGCCTACCAATCGTCGCTGAGATCGAGGCCGCGACGGAACTGATGAGCGCGCCCAACGTGTTCGCCAAAGTCGTCCGATTGAACGAGCGTTTCGCTGTGACTATGGGCCATG ACGCGATCACAAAGTTCAGTATACCGGCACCGGATTACTTGGGGATGTTGAATCGCCGGCGCTACCTTGATGGACTATTCTGGACCGACAGTCTCAACCCTAAAATCTCTGGTCCCTTTGAAAACCAGACCGACCTGGATCTTGCAATTATTGGGAAACCCCGTCAGAGTCAACCCCATATATCAATCATATTAAATATGATCGTTCGGATTCCTAACGGTCACAGTCTAGGATTACTCTACTGGACTGGAAGAGTGCTGGGTGGTATCCGGAATCTGGGATTTCTGCAATGCTACAATTGCCT GGATATTGCATC